From a single Hypomesus transpacificus isolate Combined female chromosome 14, fHypTra1, whole genome shotgun sequence genomic region:
- the nfatc3b gene encoding nuclear factor of activated T-cells, cytoplasmic 3 has product MTTINCSSNEELDFGLTFGVDTQQHLLGPAGGEPDDSTPYYTQVLANQPTGQHPSPPTFQDPSSIHRQQPSYEVHSFQYSSLGHPKAFDCPSIQITSIAPNNHQEAGSCHNAVPARGPEGEGPGPDRSWSRDHLYLPLEPGYRDATLSPSPCSSLSSRSWLSDLSSCESFSHIYDDVEAELNEAAAGVTLGSPLASPLPSPGCGGGAFGVEIWQLQYQHPLLSSYQSPRQSPCASPRHSPRTSVTDENWLNPRPPSRSSSRPTSPCGKRRHSSADICARSPSPHHSPSPTPGHSPRGSVTEDTWGGSPAAALMDVDVPSKTRRTSRAHMVLLAGQGDSGLDDPGIGLPQLDSSVEECVAGLNQDGLAELFLAVPSHFTWNKPKQGNSPLFRLSSPPSLDCPLPSQDGQYELKIEVQPKAHHRAHYETEGSRGAVKATSGGHPVVKLLGYSETPVNLQVFIGTADDRFLRPHAFYQVHRVTGKTVSTACQENIITSTKVLEIPLLPENSMSNSIDCAGILKLRNSDIELRKGETDIGRKNTRVRMAFRVHIPQSGGRLLCLQAASVPIECSQRSAQELPQVDSFSPASCSVNGGEELVITGSNISPESKVIFVEKGPDGRTQWEVDANVIQEKSNSSSIVVDIPAYHSKTVTSTVQVQFYVSNGKRKRSQTQGFTYLGAATHHYPAVVDSTIVTKHMKQEHSDFDYVPHNPSTCYPISTQLRPTDQDFPQDTPFYGSPGDPVPCGRPPQAGCYSLGSSPQQPSPHLHGYLTNMGHQRISPRQAVNPKPASLTRPSYNPTPYSVPYSNQPCSVMASCGRQFHPQIQAQATVAASVSSRREGMTYQSATQPQLASSSPQPASQARAHAPASQARAHAPASQARAQAPAQGYSHSYHCSHTGSNQAEALHHTLKYHPTRDGSSSYSPAPAAPACSIPPSASPGGSPRRQAPSLGPSRTSLASDLQKTLSHAPHSLFSNSGDRVSVKQEPEDKLHEITLDDVNEIIDRDISEIGGVADAVLAGQDRFGWDQTSGETPLQFCGLH; this is encoded by the exons CCACCTACTTTCCAAGACCCCAGTAGCATCCACCGGCAGCAACCTAGTTATGAAGTCCACAGTTTCCAATACAGTTCCTTGGGGCACCCCAAGGCATTCGACTGCCCAAGCATACAGATTACCTCCATAGCCCCTAACAATCACCAGGAGGCGGGAAGCTGTCACAATGCAGTGCCAGCCAGGGGGCCGGAGGGTGAAGGCCCTGGCCCTGACAGGTCCTGGTCCAGGGACCACCTGTACCTGCCTCTGGAGCCTGGCTACCGAGACGCCACCCTGAGCCCCAGTCCCTGCAGCAGCCTGTCCTCCCGCAGCTGGCTGTCCGACCTCTCCTCCTGCGAGTCTTTCTCCCACATCTACGACGACGTGGAGGCTGAGCTGAACGAGGCGGCAGCCGGGGTCACTCTGGGGTCGCCGttagcctctcctctcccctctcccggcTGCGGAGGCGGGGCGTTCGGCGTGGAGATCTGGCAGCTGCAGTACCaacaccctctcctctcgtcgTACCAGTCCCCGCGCCAGTCGCCCTGCGCTTCCCCGCGCCACTCCCCTCGCACCAGCGTCACGGACGAGAACTGGCTCAACCCTCGCCCGCCCTCCCGGTCATCCTCCAGGCCCACGTCGCCCTGTGGGAAGAGACGGCACTCCAGCGCTGACATCTGCGcccgctccccctccccgcACCACTCTCCAAGCCCCACCCCGGGACACTCCCCGCGGGGCAGCGTGACGGAGGACACCTGGGGAGGCAGCCCTGCCGCTGCCCTGATGGACGTGGATGTTCCCTCCAAGACCCGGAGGACCTCCAGGGCCCACATGGTTCTCCTGGCTGGTCAGGGGGACTCTGGGCTGGATGACCCAGGAATAGGGCTGCCTCAGCTGGACTCATCTGTGGAGGAATGTGTGGCTGGTCTAAACCAGGATGGTCTGGCCGAGTTGTTCCTCGCAGTGCCCTCACACTTCACCTGGAACAAACCCAAGCAGGGCAACTCTCCACTTTTCAG GCTGtcatctccaccctctctcgactgccccctccccagccagGACGGCCAGTATGAGCTGAAGATCGAGGTGCAGCCCAAGGCTCACCACAGGGCCCACTACGAGAcggagggcagcaggggagcCGTCAAGGCCACCTCTGGGGGACACCCTGTCGTCAAG CTTCTTGGCTACAGTGAGACACCAGTCAACCTACAGGTGTTCATCGGGACGGCAGACGATCGTTTTTTGAGACCACATGCCTTCTACCAGGTGCATCGGGTAACTGGGAAAACTGTCTCTACTGCCTGCCAGGAAAACATTATAACCAGCACCAAAGTTCTTGAAATACCTCTTCTCCCAGAAAACAGTATGTCCAACAG CATTGACTGTGCGGGAATCTTGAAGTTGAGGAATTCGGACATCGAACTcaggaaaggagagacagacatcGGCCGCAAAAACACTCGCGTGAGGATGGCCTTCCGCGTGCACATCCCCCAGTCTGGAGGGAGACTCCTGTGTCTGCAGGCCGCCTCGGTTCCTATAGAATGCT CCCAGCGGTCGGCCCAGGAGCTGCCCCAGGTCGACAGCTTTAGTCCAGCCAGCTGCTCTGTGAATGGAGGCGAGGAGCTGGTCATCACAGGCTCAAACATCTCCCCAGAGTCCAAGGTCATCTTTGTGGAGAAAGGCCCTG ATGGTCGCACACAGTGGGAAGTTGATGCAAATGTGATACAAGAGAAAAGTAACAGT TCCAGCATTGTGGTGGACATCCCTGCTTACCACAGTAAGACCGTAACCTCGACAGTCCAGGTGCAGTTCTACGTGTCAAACGGAAAGAGGAAAAGGAGCCAAACTCAGGGCTTCACGTACCTCGGTGCTGCAACACACCACTACCCTGCTGTCGTCGACAGCACCATCGTCACAAAGCACATGAAGCAGGAACACAGTGACTTTGACTACGTTCCCCACAATCCCTCCACCTGTTATCCAATCAGCACGCAGCTGCGCCCTACTGACCAAGATTTTCCTCAGGACACGCCCTTTTATGGGTCTCCTGGAGACCCAGTGCCTTGTGGGCGTCCTCCCCAGGCAGGGTGCTATTCCCTGGGGTCCTCTCCTCAGcaaccctcccctcacctccatggCTATCTCACTAATATGGGACACCAGCGGATAAGCCCTAGGCAGGCCGTCAATCCCAAACCAGCCTCCCTGACTAGGCCGTCATACAACCCCACACCATATAGTGTTCCGTACAGTAACCAACCCTGCTCTGTCATGGCTTCCTGTGGACGTCAGTTCCATCCACAGATACAAGCGCAGGCCACAGTGGCTGCCTCCGTGTCCTCGCGGAGAGAGGGCATGACATACCAGAGTGCCACACAGCcccagctagctagctccagtccccaaccagccagccaagccAGGGCCCACGCCCCAGCCAGCCAAGCCAGGGCCCACGCCCCAGCCAGCCAAGCCAGGGCCCAAGCCCCAGCCCAGGGGTACTCTCACAGTTACcactgctcacacacagggTCCAACCAGGCAGAAGCCTTGCACCACACTCTGAAATACCATCCCACCAGAGACGGgtcctcctcctactctcccGCCCCTGCAGCGCCAGCCTGCTCCATCCCCCCGTCAGCCTCCCCCGGGGGGTCCCCCAGACGCCAGGCACCCTCCCTGGGCCCCAGCAGAACCAGCCTGGCCTCAGACCTCCAGAAGACCCTGAGCCATGCCCCCCACTCTCTGTTCTCCAACTCAGGGGACAGGGTGAGCGTCAAGCAGGAACCGGAGGACAAGCTTCATGAGATCACACTGGATGACG